AGCCGGTCTGTGAGTTTCTCCTTGAGTTGCTGGAGGTTGATGTCGCTGGGGACGCGGATGGCGATCAGATCATCTTGGAAGAAGACCTTGACCTTCATGGCGCCACCACCGCTCGCGTTACCGCTCGAGCTAGACACTTGCGTGAGGGAGCTGGGTTGGCGGTTCATAGCCGGGGGCGCTCCGTTGGACTGAGAGATGGATCCCTGACCCCGCTGGTGAGAGGCCCGGTCGGGTTGCGCGCTGAGGTGTACCTGGGATGACTGGCGCGAAGCGGTGCGCGAGGCCTCTTGTGCCGACGAGGATTGGTGCGATCCGGCCGAGTATCGCGCGTCCTCCCCGAAGGCGCTCGGATCGATTTCGAAATCGCCCGGGCGCGGGGCAAACAGCTGACGGACTAATGTGCAGCGGGAGATGTGCGGGGGCATGGACAACAGTTTCTTAATGTACTCGTCCAGGTTCTGTCGACGACCATTCGAGATGGCATCGGTCACATGGGTAACGGGTCCGGGCATGAACGGCAGAGTTCGGGCCTTGCCGCGGTTTCCGGCCTCATCTTCAAACTGGGTCAATAGCGCGATCTGAAAGTCGTAAAAATCATGGTAATATCGCGGCAATTCCCAGCAACGACCGTCCTCCATCTTCGCTTCAATAATGTACCAGTATTTATCGTTGTCGAAACAGTATCGAGGAATGGACGCTGCGACGGGGGCCATGAGCGGTGGTGGGTGGAAATTTTGCGGGTAGGGATGCGAGACGTGGTGAGAGGACAGCGTTCCTTTGCTGGGGTTGCGTTGGTGGTATCCCTATGCGATGTCAGTAGTGTTCATTATCTTAGATTCAGCGGAGGATACATACATAGGTATTGCCATTCTGGCTTGTATGGCTCATAGACATCTTATTCATGCCCGCGGTGATGGACGGGAcgccgctgccgctgccgccgccgccgccagaGGATGCAGCAGCAGAATCGAGATGGCCCAGTGTGATGCTGCTATTCTTGTATTCGGCCGTCATTTTCTTCCATTCCTCAACCTTTGGAACGCCGGCGCGCCGGACAGCGTCGAGCGGATCGGTGACAGCTTGACCGGTTTGCATGTCCCGCAATTCTAGGAAGGAGACGGGGATAAGACCGGGACCACCGAGACGACCGATAGGTTTGGCGACAAACCACTCCGGGTTGGATAGAGCGATAACGATAATGGCCTCGCCGGCCTTGGCGTCGAGTTCATCCGGTCGCTCGGCCTGGAAATCATACTGGACGACGCCGTAGACCATCGCACCCGAGCCTTTGCCCATTGTTGATAGTCGCGGGAAGGAGATAGAAGACGATTTGGACGGGGAGGAATGATGCGCAGAGTCGGAAGAACCCAAAGGGGAGAGCAAGCGATCCGAAAAACCCGAGTCGTGGGGTTCTTTTTTatggtggtgatgctggTGGAGGTCGAtcaaggaagaagaacgacCACCGGCGCCGGAACTGTCTCTCTCGGTTTTGCCGACGACTTCGAAAAACGACACGGGCACCAGCCCCCTAGCACTAGGGATGAGAGGATTACAGGCTTCGTACCAGTCGCCGTCGTCCTCCCTGCTGATGACGTGAAAAAAATCTCCCTTGCTGAAAGCGAGTTCCTGGGAATTGGAGTGGTCGGGGTGGTAGTCGTAGAGGGCTTTGATGACCTAAGAGATTGGTAATGAGCGGGGGTTTtaacaataataatacaagaagagaaatatatatatatatatatatagacaAGCAAGAAGAATATAAAGAGTGTGTGAAAAGGATATAAAGAATGTGAGATTTGTGTGCGTGGAGCAGTGGTGGTGGGAGTGGTAGAGTAATGATATTAATGGTGGGGAGAAAAAGGGGGAAGGCCAAAGAAAAGAGCCTCAAAAAGGAAACTCACCTTTTTGGGTGGGAGGATGGCAATAGCGGATTTGGGGGTCAGCGAGAGGTGATGATGGTGAGGTTTGGGGTCCTTGTCCCCTTTGAGGGAGCGACGGATGGCCTGTTATTAGAATAGAGTAAGTACATAGACAGAGGGGGAGACAGAGAGAGGATATGAagccgaggaagaggaacaatAGACTCACCTTCATGCCTGGAGGAAGATAGGATATATGAGACAGACAGAAACAGACAGCAGCGAGTAATGATGGATCAGACGAGTAGCGACTCGACAGATGATAGATAGAAAGAAGGaatgataatgatgatgataatcCGCGATGAGATGCGATGGCGATAGACTTTAGTATTAAACCGAGGAGAAGCAAATCAGAACGAGCAGAGGAGAAAGCAAAAGGACCAAAGGTGGTTGTTGAACGAGTTCCCTGGCTGACTGTAACTTTTTAACGCCTCTGCTTTCTGATGGGCTGTTGCGATCTTTTGATTTCTTCTCGAAATTCCCTTTTCAGCCTTTATTCCTTGgttctttctttctggtTTTCCTTCACTCACACACACTCTTTAATCACTTCGCAATCTGGTGGCGGGGAAaggagggaagaaaaggtaG
This Aspergillus chevalieri M1 DNA, chromosome 3, nearly complete sequence DNA region includes the following protein-coding sequences:
- the BEM1 gene encoding phosphatidylinositol-3-phosphate-binding protein BEM1 (BUSCO:EOG09261JVS;~COG:C;~EggNog:ENOG410PGTP;~InterPro:IPR001452,IPR030507,IPR035550,IPR036028, IPR035549,IPR035548,IPR001683,IPR036871,IPR000270;~PFAM:PF00018,PF00564,PF07653,PF00787;~go_function: GO:0005515 - protein binding [Evidence IEA];~go_function: GO:0035091 - phosphatidylinositol binding [Evidence IEA];~go_process: GO:0000902 - cell morphogenesis [Evidence IEA]); translation: MKAIRRSLKGDKDPKPHHHHLSLTPKSAIAILPPKKVIKALYDYHPDHSNSQELAFSKGDFFHVISREDDGDWYEACNPLIPSARGLVPVSFFEVVGKTERDSSGAGGRSSSLIDLHQHHHHKKEPHDSGFSDRLLSPLGSSDSAHHSSPSKSSSISFPRLSTMGKGSGAMVYGVVQYDFQAERPDELDAKAGEAIIVIALSNPEWFVAKPIGRLGGPGLIPVSFLELRDMQTGQAVTDPLDAVRRAGVPKVEEWKKMTAEYKNSSITLGHLDSAAASSGGGGGSGSGVPSITAGMNKMSMSHTSQNGNTYGYHQRNPSKGTLSSHHVSHPYPQNFHPPPLMAPVAASIPRYCFDNDKYWYIIEAKMEDGRCWELPRYYHDFYDFQIALLTQFEDEAGNRGKARTLPFMPGPVTHVTDAISNGRRQNLDEYIKKLLSMPPHISRCTLVRQLFAPRPGDFEIDPSAFGEDARYSAGSHQSSSAQEASRTASRQSSQVHLSAQPDRASHQRGQGSISQSNGAPPAMNRQPSSLTQVSSSSGNASGGGAMKVKVFFQDDLIAIRVPSDINLQQLKEKLTDRLKIGDGIVVQYKDEPSGTVVDLNNDGDLDTAIQRNSKLTLVVGVA